Genomic window (Magnolia sinica isolate HGM2019 chromosome 6, MsV1, whole genome shotgun sequence):
AAATTTCTACCAAGGTAGACAATTGTGCGACGCAAAGGGTGTCTGTTGCATGATCATGCAAAGCAGATATGTTGCATGATAACGCAATGAAGAGATGAGGTCTACAAAGGATCGAATGCAGAAGTAATTCGAATGAAGGGGATTTTGTTTTTATAGGCAAAATGGGATTTGACAACTGTTGTGTGGACCTGATAGCGCAACATGATTCGCGTGATCGCGCAAAAGGAAATTGAGAGAGGAAATGATTTCAAGTGAAGAAGAGTTCGATTCCCCATTTGATTCCCCAAGACAATTAAAAGagaatcaagggggcatctattagaGCAGAAAATTAGAAATCTCACAAAAAGATATTCCTATTGTGTGACTGTGCAATGGGGATGTGTTGTGCGGTCGTGGAAAATAAAGAATACTGTCAGGATGCTATTTTCGGGGAAGATTGACCAGATCAGATTGGACCCTATTGCGTAATTGCATAATAGAGGTGTGATGCGCAATCACGCAACCGCATGGTGTTGTGTGGATTTTACAGCCCGCATGTATGGAAgcatataaatacccctcccccctctcatttgaggcaTTCACAAGCGAGCAGTTCCAGTGAGGTCAGAGAAGGTCCAAAGATTCTTCGAGAGCTCTTTCAGGTATCCTACGACGCAATATGGAAGGaccaaggatgaagaagaaggagatgcAAGAAGAAGGGAGAAGACCTGTTACGTGGCTGCACATAAGGGATTGTTTGTGCGACCGCACGATAGGAGCTGTTTGTGCGACTGCGCAATAGACATGCTCGCACGTCAACTTCAAATGTTCAATGTCATTTTACTGAGATATTCGGAATCTTCCATAAGTTGGTCTTTTGCACTTGTATTTAAAGCATATCAGTGCAAAACAAGGGGTTTTGAACCCAAGAAACTCCTTTGTCATTTCAACGAATGTTTCACAAGCTGGAATGTTGCCGAAATCGCCATTGAatcatttttttttgtcttttattgCATTGCTGAAATGTACTttgttttggaatcaaaggaaacaCAAGAGATGTAATACGAATTCAAAATTAATAAAATGACTAATGATGattgttcttctattttcttttgttattacTGGATGTAAGTATTCCAATCCGCTATACTCATTTCTTGTTAAAACACTCTTATCAACATGCACCGCAGTGGCACCAATTCACCTATAGAACAAATATTGTTGAAGAAAGGAACATTCAACCTCGTATTTTATCCCAACTATATGATTTTCTTTGATTGACTCAAGGCTTTCGGAGTTTTAATTTTGATCTTATAAAAATGTAAATGCAGAAAAGAAAACTCCTATCTCTAATGGGTTCTTAAGTGGTTCAAATACAAATGACTTTCTTTACTTTTCtaagaaaccacaaatatcatgtATACTTTCTATGTATAATTTATATGAACAATCATGTTGTGAATTTCATCGTGTATTATTTTATGTcgtaagttacttataactacCTAAAATCTTCTTGAGCATTAGTTGTGCTAGAAAGCTTAGTGCGTGGTttttctatcttttgtatttttaTATCTTCAAAAAaggcttagtttttttttttttttttaatttttttaaatactaTTTAAAGAACCCTTTTTAATGTTTTATGTGCAATTTCAAtgtatgaacatttcattttgaCATTAATcttgtttatttgatttgaattattaattatattttatttgatttgaaaacaaaatgattaaGGTGATTTTAAATTATATTAAATCGTGGTTATCAGGCATACGGGCATAGCCATAACCCTGAGGCTCTAAATTTATCAAATTtcgctggttttttttttcaatatacaAACAACATTTGGTAGCCCTAAGTTCTAGAATATTAAAACGACACCAGAAAAGCAACAGCCTAACCGGCCAAAATTGCGCTCTAGAAAGACAGCCCAGAGCTGTCGAACATTTGTTCGACTAGTTAGGCCTGTCAAATTTTGTCCAGGCCAGTACCATTTTCGACATCCTCATTTGGCGGCTCCCTCTAGGCTGATGAAAATAATTCGACAATTTCGGCAGTTGAATTGAGTTTTTGACTTGAAAAAAATCAACGGTCATTTTTTATGCTTACATCCGATAAATTTTCAGAAATTTGATGATTTCAGGCCAttaaattttatcatttttttcacGCAGTGACTCAAACAAATCAACACGAAGATAATACAATAATTGTTAGTTCAGCCCAAAATTTTATCTAATTGGGTATAACATAAGTAACCAAAGTCAAAaggataataaaaaaaattcctttaTGGTAATAGTAATGACTCACAACAAATTATTAACAGTATAGGGTATATTCAAATACATGTGTGGTGCTTAGTAAATTTATGTTGTTTATGACGTAAAAGCGTTAAGTCACCCTAGACCACACATGTCACAGTGATTATAAAGGCATCGTGTGCTACATATTTCCATGTGGTGTGACTTGTGTGGGACAATAATAAGTCATATAAAAATTCAATTTACCATTTTCATTCATTGAAATCGTGTCAATCACCCGTTTCAATACTGCTATTGGgtacatgaaaaaaaaagaagctaaattACATTTGAATTATTATTATAGATCGAGTGATGTAATTACATAATTGAATCCAGAATTTGCATGCTGAAGTAAATCACATGAGAGAAAGACAAGGCACTTCACTTTTTCGATCCAGCCGCGATGTGATTAATTTGATATGTGTGCAAATCTCGATCAAATATAAGAGGGAGTTCACCTCCTCTTTTCTTATGTTCTCTTCACTGCTGCTTCAAACATGCACAATGCATTCTCCTTTCTCCAGTTACTACCTATTCATGTGAGTCGCACCTTTTGGGGATCGGAACTGCAGATGGATAACCGCATGCAACTTTCCTCAAAGTACCGCACATATATAAGAGATCGAAGCCGTCACTTAGGAAGCCCAAAAAATTAGGCCGGTCCAATATCAACCATTCCATTCATGTACTTTGACCATCCTAATCAGTGGAATGGCCGCCACTATTCTCAGGCTGGGTCCAACCAATGCACGGCGACGGCGTGAAACGAGAACCTGTGACATGCTGAATGTAGTTGACTGACTTGTACAGGTATGTGTGGCAGTAACCATATTACACCGTGGCCACATTGATTTATGTATTGGATATCCATGTTgcctatctatttttccagcttcttttagggcatgagacaaaaaaatgaagcatgtccaaatcttaggtggaccataccatataggAAGCTGTAGtcactgatcattaaaataataataataataataaaattgtgggctacaaaagttttggatcaatatgatatttggttttttctttACCTCTGTGTGAGTTTatcaagaggttagatggcaaataaacattatatcaGGCGTTAAGGTggatcctaggaagtttttaatgatcagttatggtccacttgagatttggatgtgcttaatttTTGGACTTATGCCTAAAATACCTATATATAAAAAATGAGCTACTAAAAttgatggatatacaatacacacatcaaggtgttctaatgtgatctggaaaaatgaatggatggggtggatttctcacaaacatcaccttCGCCCACGCCACAATTCCCCtgcacgggagcggattaggtgcgcgtCCAGCGCTCACCCAGGACGGTGCGGCCATAATAACTGtacgacccaccttgataaatgtatttcatatccattccgtccatccgtttttctatgcCATTTTAATATATGATCTTTAAAATGAAGAATATCTAATTCTCAGTCGGACtatacaataggaaacagtggtgattggatgccttactgttaaaaactttcttgggccaccaaaatgtttctcgtaatatttatttgtcatccaacatgtagGTAAGATCAAATAAACTTGGATAAAGGGAAATAttaaagcttgatccaaaaaatttattGTGAATTAATAGtccatcaccactatttcctatgatatggcccacctgagaattatatctgcttccttttttgtctcatgctctaaaagTATCttaacaaaacggatggatggagtggatatagaatacatgcatcaatgtaggccccacggtaaggagCACGCCTTCTTGGGTAAGGCCGGGgacacacctaatccgctcccctgctGCTGGACGCGGATTCCCTGTTTGCGTCGTCATAGCCAATAGTTACTGGATAGTCctacgtgggctccaccatgatgcattcgttttatccatgccgtccatccatttttttcaaataattttagggcataaaatCAAAATTAAGGAATATAAGaacttcatgtggaccacaccataggaaaaagtggtgattgaacgtgtaccattaaaaacttcttgtgggccaaaaaagttttggatgaagttgatatttgtgtttacacttcatccaggcctgtgtaacctaatcaacaggttggatggaaattgaaGATTACAGTGGGcactacgaagtttttaatgttttcttctGGGGTGGtccagatctgcctcatttttgagctcgtgTCCTGAAATGATGTCAAAATGATGTCGAAAAAATAGATacacggcagggataaaacacatacatctctgtggggGCCATAGAGCACTGTCCAATAGCCGCCTCGCAACTGGCagcgtcagtatgcaatccgcgttccCCGCTACTCAATTGAAGCGTGGGCCCTACATGTAAAATGGGAAGACAGCATGAAAACCTCGCATTATGACCGTTGCCCCACCGTTCTCCTTTTTgcaataaaatttttaaatactACGCCTTTCTAGCCGTTGAAAGTACTCAGCGAGAAAGAGAGACCAGCTTCCTCTCTCCATCTCTCCACAGACAGCCAGCTAacattttcatttccttttctcCATTCCAATAACTgggctttcaatatcagtaagGAGAGAAATCTAAGGTGggattgtctctctctctctctctctctctctctcttagagaCAGCCAGCTAACATATTCTTTTCCTTCGTCTCCCCCTTCCAAGTACTGGGCTCTTAATATTAGTGGATAATCCCAAAGCATTCCGCCGTTGGGTGAGTATGGGTCATTTTTCAACAACAGGCCCACACTTACGGGAGCACCTCAGAGGTAGcagttttagggttttttttttttttgagctctTGGAAATTGAGGCGATGGTTTATAGTAGTGGGCTGATGATCTGTCGATCTTTTGTAGATTCCTCCCCTTCTAACTGAAATCCGTTTCTCTTTTTTCTcccaatctctctctcatctACCACTCTTTAaattgaggaggaagaagaagaatcaaTTATCAGCAAAGACTGGTATTATCTCCATCTTAACAACGTGAAATGATTTCGTTTGATGTGAGCCGTTGATATAGATAAGCCTAAACTACGATAGAACTGAGTTTTGAATAGAATTTTAATGCCATTGCTGAGTGGTTAAGGTTGCAATTAGCCATCTGTGTTTTGAAACCTTCACCAGACTAGATGGTCTATCCTGTTTTCTTAAGACGAAGGAGAGAATATCTAGAtctgcaactctctctctctctccttttcatgAAGTGGGTTTCTCTATAAAGACACAAAAATCTCTAAAATCATTTAAAaacattttcttcatttcaatgGCTAGAAGTACTTTTTCTTCCAATATACCCAAGTTCTTAGAcattggaaagaaagaaatacaAAAATAATTTCATTCTCTTCATTTCAGGGAGGAGGGTTTACAAGGgaagctttcttcttcttcttcatattccaaagaagaaagatgaagggAATGAAAGGAAAGTTCCTAAAGAAGCTGAGATCTATTGGACAGATTGGTTCTCTTAAACATGGCAGAGTCCTTCAGATGAATGCTTCAGATGGACTGTTGGACCCCATCCCTCCTAATGTGTTCCGTACTCCATCCCTTCGTAGTCTGTCCCCACAGGAACCAGATGCCATAGATGTAGCTGAGATCATGAGAGACCTTGgagaagatgaggaagaagaagatgcagGGCCCGCCATTGACATCATCATGGACAAAGAAAATATCCAGCCACCGAATGCGGCGGCAACAAAAACGATGTCTCCCGTGAAGGATAATTCAGAGAGGCAGCAGCAGAGCCCACTGTCGGAGCTCCACAAGTGCTCTTTCCGTCGACCGGACTTGAATTCTGGCAGCCTGTTCGATCCAGACCTGCTGGCGGCATTCCAGCGGGCAGTGATGTTCCACTTCCAGGCCCACGAGCCCAATAACAGAAACAGAAATTCAGAGAGTCTTGAGAAAGGAGAGACTCATGTGGAAGATGCTCTGTTGGGATTTGAACTGCGTGGCCCACCACCAGGAGGATCAGAATCTGTAGTTTTGTACACCACAAGCATACGAGGAATCCGGAAGACATTTGAGGACTGTAACAGAGTTCGATTTCTGTTAGGAAACTTGAAAATAAACTTCTTAGAGAGAGATGTGTCAATGCACAAGGAATTCAGGGAAGAGCTGTGGAGGATATTGGGAGGTAGAGTAGTCCCTCCAAGGTTGTTCATCAAGGGAAGGTACATTGGTGGTGCTGATGAGGTGCTCGGATTACACGAGCAAGGGAAGCTGGTTAGTCTTCTCAGAGGGATGCCGATCGATTGCTCTGGTGGAACGTGCAATGTCTGTGGTGGGGTTCGGTTTGTCCTTTGTTTCGACTGCAGTGGTAGCCGTAAGATCATAGCTGATaatgttgttgatgatgatgggGTGGGGTCTGTTAGATGCCCCACTTGCAATGA
Coding sequences:
- the LOC131248788 gene encoding uncharacterized protein At3g28850-like, which encodes MKGMKGKFLKKLRSIGQIGSLKHGRVLQMNASDGLLDPIPPNVFRTPSLRSLSPQEPDAIDVAEIMRDLGEDEEEEDAGPAIDIIMDKENIQPPNAAATKTMSPVKDNSERQQQSPLSELHKCSFRRPDLNSGSLFDPDLLAAFQRAVMFHFQAHEPNNRNRNSESLEKGETHVEDALLGFELRGPPPGGSESVVLYTTSIRGIRKTFEDCNRVRFLLGNLKINFLERDVSMHKEFREELWRILGGRVVPPRLFIKGRYIGGADEVLGLHEQGKLVSLLRGMPIDCSGGTCNVCGGVRFVLCFDCSGSRKIIADNVVDDDGVGSVRCPTCNENGLVICPTCCC